CGTGATTCCCAAAACTCCATCTGATTTTAAAGAATACGTGGAGGTCTCTGCCCGGCTTATTCagtaataaattttgttattgcttttgttatttttttgatgTGCTTTGTTTCGTGATTGCTGGAGTAGTGGTTTGGTTGCATGAATTTTTTGTGTTATTATAGGAATGCAAGCAGTTGGGGTTTGACACAATTGAGCTCGATGCTGGTTCACTTGGGATTCCTGAAGAAACCTTTCTGAGATTTGTTCGCTTGGTCAAAAGTGCTGGTCTGAAAGCTAGACCTCATTTTCAAGTGAGGTTTAATGAGTCTGATATTCCCAAAGGTCGTGATAGGGCCTATGGAGCTTATATTCCCCCAGAACCTAGATCGTCTGGTAAGGACATTTAACTCTGCATTTTGTGTACGTGCctgtctttctctctctcaaggTGGTATTAAACATATTTAGGCCTTCTTAGGGATATTGTATTCTGGAATCTGAATTGTACCAATAGGGTATACTAAGAGAGTAAAATTCTATATACAACAAGTGACGTGATATAATCTTAAGAGTTTAATGGTATGGCTTTAAAGATAGTTAATGCAGTAATTAACAAGTCTACTTATATAATGATTAGTGATTGGATGAGATTGTTAAACTGTTTTACATCATTATTGCAAAACCTATTTGTAATAAAGCTTGCTCATAATTTTGGCGAGTGCCGCAAGGGGATTCACTAATTCGATGTTGACAAGgatgatatgatatgatgtgTTATTGTTAAATAATGTATCATACATGAACTGGCTGGCTGTTCCTTTTTTAAGGGAAATACAATATTGCATATAACTTGCATCAGGTGACGAATGATGAATTGAGGTTTGGTTCCCAAACCAATGACATACAATGTCAACTGAAATCAAGAGTATGATAACAAATATATTGTGAACTTGTTCCTAAATTCCAtcaatttattaacaaatatattatgaacTTTGTCGTAAGAAAGTTCACACggaatatcaaatttaaattcagAAGTTGAAAGGGGTTTTGGTTCCAATTCGGATAAATTGCTTAATCAGAAGGATGCATGTAGATGATATGCCTATTACGGATTCCTTCACTTTGTCAATGTATTTAGCATCCAATGGGGGGAGGTGGAGGTGGGGTCCAGTACCGTATTGCATATCTTTATTTGAATACGTTGGTGTTGGACATATTAATAGTTTTAAGTGctacaattttttgttttgtgaaattCTCAGTCACTACCGAAGGTTGATTAGCAATGAAAAATGTAGAATCAGCGCAATATATTGgttggttgaattttttttcctcagAATTTGTAGAAGATGTGGATCTCTTAATCAGAAAGGCTGAGAGATGTCTAAAAGAAGATGCGGACATGATAATGATTGATGCTTCTGGTGTTAGCCAACATGCTGATAAGATGCGTGGAGATATTGTTGCCAAGATCATAGGGCGCCTTGGTCTTGAGAAGACTATGTTTGAAGCATCAAATCAGAGAATCTCTGAGTGGTTCATCAGACAATATAGTCCAAAGGTAATGCTcaactatataattttatttagttacaGTTACTAGACAAGAATAAGAAACCTATGTTACAGATTTTGGCATTATTTTTCCGCTTTGTTCAGGTGAACCTCTACATTGATCATTCGCATGTACTGGACGTGGAATGCATCAGAGGACGCAACTCGGGTAGCAATCATGCTTTTGTCTTTGGCACCTCATTTCTGTACTAAAGTGAATGGGGAATTCATATAGCATGATAGTATCCGCTGGGATTGATTTGTTTGTGTTACTATTACAATACAAGTCTTGAGTTGGTGTGTTAATATTTCCTTTATCGAGTGAAAGATTGGGAAAGTTATGATGGAGACTGGAGTAAATGTAACATTGTCTTCCATTAAATTAATTTCCCTTAACTTTGTCTTGGATTATTATTCATTGAAAAACACCTAATCCTAAGAAATAATAAAGGTCAATGGAGATAGAAtacaaaagaacaaataaaaataattccgTCTTAAtgtcatgtttaattttttttttataaactcgtAATAAATTACCTTATATTATAGCATTCTAAATTATCTGTGATAATTCAAATTTTGGattgagttttaatttcttGTCAATCTGGATGGTTCAAGGCTTTAGCTACATTTTTTTGGGCCAATACAGAGTGTTTTTCTTGTGCTCATAGCGGATTATTTTTATGAGTGTTTCATCTTCCACCTCCaagtgtttcatcctacaccttcaaagttttataaaatgtCTAGATTACCCTTGATTAGGAagcttttaatattttcttcgAAATGGTCaaagatttttatttgttaCTGTGAGTGTGCAGAAAGACTTTCCCTCCTACTTCTCTCTCTTGCATTTCAATTACAGTCCTCTCATcaaatttttcttgattttctttcgtCTCCCAATTCTTTCACACATAAATCACCCCACTCCCCACTCGTGCTTCCCTCTCCCTCGCATCTTCCTCTGTCCAGCAGCACACACAGGCACATAGTTGCGCTTTTCCCTCTCCCTGGTGTGGATGGTGTGTGATGAGAAGATAGTAAGTAGAAGTGGCTGTGGTGGTAGTTGATAGGGAAACTGAGAGGATGCTCTTTgtaggagaagaagaaaagagtgtgGCTGGAAGTAGTAAGGGGAGTGACTAGGAAATTACTTATGGGCATGGGTCTTGCTGTAGTAGTGGAAAGGATAGTTAGGAAAGAAAGTGCAACTtgtatgaagaagaagatgggtTGTTTAGAAACTAACAGAGATGGAAGTTTGTGACACtgggaaataaaaaaagagggTGGTTTCtatgaaattgaaatgaagGTTAGTNTGGATGATAGGAaggagaaattaaaaataacaatggAAAGAGAAGGAAGTTGGAGTTTAAACTGGATGTTAAAAGATGAGTTTAAGTAACATATTACATATTCGGATTATGATATCCGAAAATATTTTCATCGGATATCCATACCCGATTACTATTTATTCGGATTTCCATATCCGATAACTTATTTTAGATTTANNNNNNNNNNNNNNNNNNNNNNNNNNNNNNNNNNNNNNNNNNNNNNNNNNNNNNNNNNNNNNNNNNNNNNNNNNNNNNNNNNNNNNNNNNNNNNNNNNNNNNNNNNNNNNNNNNNNNNNNNNNNNNNNNNNNNNNNNNNNNNNNNNNNNNNNNNNNNNNNNNNNNNNNNNNNNNNNNNNNNNNNNNNNNNNNNNNNNNNNNNNNNNNNNNNNNNNNNNNNNNNNNNNNNNNNNNNNNNNNNNNNNNNNNNNNNNNttatattaattaaaaattacataatacattataaactcatacataaaattaaaaataaattataaactaatataacaagaatataatttaaacatgaaaTAGGGTGCAGGTTGTGGGATTTATTAACAAATGTGAAATGAGAATACAGAAGGTAGAGGGGTGGAGACGTAAGAATGCATGTTTTCTTATAGGAAGAAAAGGGGAGTATAGTCAATAAGGACAGAAATTTTCAATAAacagaaaattaacaaataatcaTCTAATTAATAAGGGATATTTTAGGAAATTGGAGGTGCAGATGAAATGTTTGGAGGTACAGGATGAaacatcttatttttatttgtcactCGCCAATTGGTTTAATAgtttctaaattataaaaattaacctAAAACTACACAAAAATGTTACTTTATTATTGAAGTTactaaatgttaattattttattattattgttttttgtatttcaaagtggtatttattattaaattttaaatcaagttAACTTGTGCTTGCTTTTGAGAATTAGTTTAATGTGTTATTGCAAATAAATGATTTTGGTGTTATTTGTGTTTCAgcataataaatttaagaatgacAAAGATGATTTTAGACTTTTTACTGAACCACATTAGTAAGCATGATTACTTTTTCTACTAGATTGATACAATTATTAGGGTCTATGTCAACCCTCTTAATCAATATAAGGGAGTTTAGTTTGTGTTGgacaataaaacaattattagaaTCTATTGATGTCATCATTAAGCATGGCTAAGAACAgtcaaacaaataatttaatatatataatgggTAAATTTTGATTTCGTCGATTgagttttcttttgttattttaaaataattcaaaaattgtttctaatttttttaaataagacttagtttttaaacttttacatctaatcaaaattatttgatattttgatatatttggatgttcaaaaaataaatataatctttttatttgtcaaaaaattatattaaattttttatatgtcaaaaaggttaaatattttatgtcttaagttgtttaatatattttcattttaatgtcaactaaaaaatatatttgacatgtaaagaaaattaatataattaattaaaagaattatatttaatttttaattttaaaaaattaaaatatattaaagttttgaacataaattaattatattttacggTCAAAATTcggatattaaaaaatattaaccatCTTTTTTGCAGAACACGCAAGTGTACACGATATCATTTAGTagatttataaaaagaaatttatgtaGTGATTCTTTatgtaataaaattgattaGTAAAAAGATGTGTTGAAGAATGTAATGCTGatagcttttattttttcagtAAAATGAACGTTTTGTATTTCTTTATAACTTTCAAAAGTCTCATAAGATATTTTCGTTTAACTAAATGCAATAACTCAGTAAATTAATATTAGAATCACAATACCATGCTGTTTGTTAATGTAACCTGAAAAAATGAAGACAATaagtaacttttaaaaattaataacggtaattaaatattattaattgataacATTCTGAAATTTATTGTCTCCATCGCTGATACAAATGCGCTTTAAGTACAAGTTTACATGGGAACTTGCGTCTATTTGTTCTATAAAACTCTTTAAGAAaagattatttataaatgaaaaaaatagaatgagTTTATTTACAAACTAGtctattaattgattttataataatatttctaatttttgtatttatgtattaattttatatacttttatactcttttttttctagatCTGGTTTGGTTGGATAAGGGACCacaaaattctttcaaaacttttgtattaaaatttttctttatgcTAAAAATTTCTTCAACGTAATTTATTTAATGGCATTTATAAgcaatttaaattaaactatagAATGAGTAATGGAAGTATAGTGctactaatttaaaaaaaattataaatagttatgaAAATTTTGGCAGCtagatttaaaattagaattgtcTTAATTTTTGGCGTTTAATGTTATTGGTTGAAGATGGTTCCTCTCACATGGCATCACATTTGTTCCATTAGAACCTTAAAGCTCTTCACGAAAGAAACGTTTTTTCCCGACCTACGAAATCAAGGGTAACgctattttttcttctctgttaTTCACTCCTCTAACCTTATCATCCATCATTCTTAGCCTTTTTCCGCGGATTTTCCGATCCCTTGTCTTATTTTTAAACCTTCCTATCTTGTTACGTAGGCATTCACAAAGGGGGGATTTTTTTCCCCTACGGCATTAATTTTCCCAAACCAGCTGTTTTGGTTCAGGCTCTTTCCTACAAGGTTCGTTTAATTTTCAAGTACGTTCTTCACTTTCCGAGCTAGTTGTGTGCGTTTTGCATGATTAGGATGTGGATTGCAGAAGATTAGATCAATGGGTTAAGGTAATTAGGAATTGCCAGCAGGTTAGTTTTCATGGTGGCTGAGGTTTGTGTTAAATCTTGCTATGCTGATTGATGTGTGGGATACACTCTTGCATTTTAGGTTACAGACGTTGAGATTTATTTGAGGTTTGAATAGAAAGTCATTGCAGAAACTGTAACTCTTATAGGTTATGCAAAATTTGCCTTCTTGCTTTCTGTATCTGATGAAATGAGTCTGAGCTCGTGGCTTTATTTTCAGCTGTGACATTTTCTTCTTGATTATGCATTAACATcaacctaaaatatatttatccctatattatattgattaacTAGTATATGCTATCCttcacccaaaaaaaaaaaataaactttatattcaattttcaaataatgtaattggaATCACGTATGCCATTAAACTTCATCAGAAAAGGTATGTCAAGAAAGACTAATAACATTCCAAATAATACAGTTTTTGATTGAATCCAATAAAGTTGTATAATCCATATAGCTAACTAAGACTACtattgttgttgatattgtgcATTGAATTTTCTCTGACTGCTGGTAATTGTGACATGTTGTAGAGATTGAAGCAGTAAGTCGTACGTAAGACATTGTAGAAGCCATGGTTCTTGACTCCATATTGTCTACTCCTGTTCTGAGGTCACCATCTTTCAAGAGGCAGTTTGCAAGGCATGAGCTAGGTAGTTGGTCAGCATTGGTGAAGAGGCACCTGTTCCTCTTATCTGCTCTTGCTCTACTAACTGTAATCTGTATCATATATCTATATTTTGCGATTACTTTGGGGGCCAATGACTCCTGCTCTGGGTTGAGTGGACCTGAGAAAGTTTCCTGTCAGATGGAGCTCGTTAAGGAGGTGTCTGCAGCCAGTGGTAAACTCAAAAGGCTCAGACAATTCTGATTTCAATACTTTCCCTTTAGGTGACATGAaatccaaatataatttttcgaCTCAATGTTAGTATCATATGTATTATTTATGAGAGCATTTTGTGAGCCAAGATGTACGAAATGCATGTGGAAAGCAATTTCTTCATTGCTAATTCCAGGGGTTGCTTTATTGTACCTAATATGACATCTTTGTATGAGATCTTTCAGCGCCCTAGCAGACCAAGTCAAGCTTGACTTTCAACAATGGACTAATTTCAAACttcctatttctctttttctgtgATTCGTTCGgttcattttcaaacaaaatttgtaGAACTTTTACAATTAATTCTGAGAATGGATAACTTACtgcatattaaatatatattagaattaaattctaatttaattttcttttcaattcagtcatcatatttttttttcgtttaattttgtttttatttgagttAATGTTTGctcaatttaatcatttttataatactacttaatttatgttttacttttttaaaagaaaataattaaaaaaaaaatcacctgtTAATTTAGTATCGactagtttaaaattttaataaattaaaaatcataggtataaaaataacgtcaactattaaataaaaatattatacaacattacattaataattataaaataaaattgtcaaatataaatatatatatatatatatatatatatatatatatatatatatatatatatatatatatatatatatatatatataactctcAAAATATAGTATGAAATTATATAGAAGAGTCATCATgcatgataaaatataatagttatccaattataatataaaatattcgaTGTAcataataactataaaatttacaactttatatattACTAATCTAATATAAAACTATCTACAATAGTACTATACTACTCCAAGGAAACATCTTCTCCCTCTGCTTACACCCACAGAATGATCATTACAAAGAAAAGAATACGACCACatacaaaacataaatacaGAAATGCAGGGTAAGCtagtataatttaatatttcatttgagAATACAATTCAACCCAACATCTAGAATACACATATAACAATGTTTaaaacatacaaacatatattgACCGACCACTTGACTTGATCATTCGGATTAATATGAATATGTAGTTATGACCGTTCGTGCACTCGTTTGTGGTGAAGTaactccccccccccccccccactgcCACATGAGGTTAGcccgttatcactcaccttagGTCAAGATAAAACCCCTAGACTAGAACCTCCTACTTGAGAATcaatgatcattagaatgtcaagatgAATGCCAAGACTGAGTttcccatattcatacttttacCACGTTGAAAACCATCAATGAGATATTCCTCATTGGAATTCTCTTCCATACCAAATTTGAACATCATACATGATTTGAATACTAACAAAATTTCTTGTACATAGTAAATTAATGcaactgaaataaaaaatttgagcAAAGCAATGAGAACAAGGTTTTGGGAGACCGAACTACATTTAGTAGTTAATGGCCAAACGGTAAACCAACACAATCTACTAACAAGACTGAACGGTCAATGTTAGGTAAGGCTTAAGAAGTGACCAAACACAATTAAGGACCGACCATTAGAGTAAACTGAATACTAAAATGCTACCGAATACTATAACTAGATCGACCACTACAATTAAACTTAATACGAGGTAATATCGAATACTAGTGTAAGACCGAGCACTAATGTAAGACCGAATACTGTTAGACCGAACACTAGAATAACCGAACACCAGAACTAAACCGAACACGtataacttaaacaaaaaacaTAGAACTTAGACCAAATACTAAGAACTTAGACAAACACTTATAGCTTAGACCGAACACTTAGAGATTAGACCGAATACTAAGAACTTAGACAGAACACTTATAGCTTAGGTCAAACACTTAGAGCTTAGACCGAATACTGAGAACTTAGACAAATACTTATAGCTTAGACCGAACACTTAGAGCTTAGACTGAATACTAAGAACATAAGCAAAACACTTATAGCTTAGGCTGAATACTTAGAGCTTAGACCGAATACTAAGAACTTAGACAAACACTTATAGCTTAGACCGAACACTTAGAGCTTAGACCGAATACTAAGAACTTAGACAGACACTTATAGCTTAGACCGAACACTTAGAGCTTAG
This genomic stretch from Vigna radiata var. radiata cultivar VC1973A chromosome 7, Vradiata_ver6, whole genome shotgun sequence harbors:
- the LOC106767137 gene encoding protein HEAT-STRESS-ASSOCIATED 32, with protein sequence MSASLWKKMYAFNEDRLDKPRRFGVTEIPIPNFSPFSHNLLQDIFESRGEYVDGLKLSGDSYSLMPKATIKQVIDLAHQHDVYVSTGVWDEHVIPKTPSDFKEYVEECKQLGFDTIELDAGSLGIPEETFLRFVRLVKSAGLKARPHFQVRFNESDIPKGRDRAYGAYIPPEPRSSEFVEDVDLLIRKAERCLKEDADMIMIDASGVSQHADKMRGDIVAKIIGRLGLEKTMFEASNQRISEWFIRQYSPKVNLYIDHSHVLDVECIRGRNSGSNHAFVFGTSFLY